One Ranitomeya imitator isolate aRanImi1 chromosome 1, aRanImi1.pri, whole genome shotgun sequence DNA window includes the following coding sequences:
- the LOC138657259 gene encoding homeobox protein not2-like: MQPTPIFPGLGHHLAQAPALPAAIQDQTAPKKAFDIDSLLSRLDRPAPRVIVEEPGWQMPPAPHGCSYGAMSYSPVWLYQPAAFPGYVQPQQHYGPLSGGCRCPYPLCSHRGYMSFTKCPIESLPCKTGPSKPKRIRTVFTTEQLERLEQDFLKQQYMVGTERVDLAASLGLTETQVKVWFQNRRIKWRKESLEQKKAKQSQFGVVPEEPPGSDSTEEREIEAEDEVDKTQ; the protein is encoded by the exons ATGCAGCCTACTCCCATCTTCCCAGGACTTGGCCATCACTTGGCTCAGGCTCctgctctgccagcggccattcaggaCCAGACAGCACCCAAGAAAGCCTTTGATATTGATTCCCTACTATCCAGGTTGGACAGACCGGCTCCCCGAGTCATTGTGGAGGAACCTGGATGGCAGATGCCTCCTGCTCCCCATGGCTGCTCCTATGGGGCCATGTCCTACTCTCCAGTGTGGCTCTACCAACCTGCAGCCTTCCCCGGCTATGTTCAGCCCCAGCAGCATTATGGACCACTCAGTGGAGGGTGCAGATGTCCGTACCCCCTGTGCAGCCACAGAG GATATATGTCCTTCACCAAATGTCCCATAGAATCTCTACCCTGCAAGACGGGACCCTCCAAACCGAAGAGAATTAGGACGGTCTTCACTACAGAGCAGCTAGAAAGACTTGAGCAAGACTTCCTAAAGCAGCAGTACATGGTGGGGACAGAACGAGTTGACCTGGCTGCCTCGCTTGGCCTTACGGAAACCCAG GTAAAGGTCTGGTTCCAGAATCGCCGCATAAAATGGAGGAAAGAAAGTTTGGAACAAAAGAAGGCCAAACAGTCCCAGTTTGGAGTGGTTCCGGAAGAGCCACCAGGCTCAGACTCCACAGAAGAGAGGGAGATTGAAGCAGAGGATGAGGTGGATAAGACGCAGTAG